A single Tenacibaculum sp. 190524A02b DNA region contains:
- a CDS encoding TonB-dependent receptor codes for MKKLTMLLCTLLFSTIIWSQTQIRGTVKDNNNEVLPGANVLEKGTKNGTNTDFDGKFTLNVQEGATLVVSFSGFETQEVAVNGRTNITITLKEGLQLDEVVVTGSRTPARSNTSSPLPVDIVGVKELQATGQTTFDKALQYKIPSFNTVNTPVNDATSLLDPYEIRNMGPSRTLILINGKRKNLSALLYTQTSPGRGETGADISGIPTDAIKTIQILRDGASAQYGSDAIAGVMNIILKDDYKNGSATFRAGITGEGDGEMLGVSVNNGTKIGDDNGFINYTVDFSKTALANRPGIVDAEGEADPVIGFDADINEVREFLSRRPDAGNVNGSPETTASKFLINGEYKLTDKSNLYFNAAYVYKKVNSFANYRTPYWRTLSSFPYLANFFPGNHPTNAGGYDGYVPTFEGDLNDYNGTLGVRSKLNEWNVDTSVTFGGNKQTYNVSNSHNGNYVYRPELNDINNNGIADPGEEFIPVNQYRGNSPISFDPGGTAFNHIVGNIDISRILSDQISVAFGAEFRTENFEVIEGDLASYDGGGADSFAGNRPENSGTFNRYNLGGYASLDWDINEDFLLSGTVRAENFSDFGSTFVWKASSRYKFADDKYTLRASVSTGFRAPTLHQIYTQKAQYSFVPGSGIQVGGLVNNVSPQARLLGIPKLKAEESTNFTVGIGGKPFKNFSFTIDYYNIAVDDRIILSTEIGRTTAGNTALDQVLNSNNLNDLSFFVNGIDTKTSGLDFVFGYKNIELGTGKLGFNLSGNYTIQNERDGAVKNPKIVADAGQSVVNATQEALFFTSRPRTKWILGATYDIGKFNFSLNNTYFGKTTFKQQGMDTNLRTEFIPKIVTDLGINYNVDDNWTIGLNANNLLNVLPEWEFVAENAAGQAILNDPAQVKTQSNLITFNQRYSQMTYDGYHFSQLGSLFNLSVNYKF; via the coding sequence ATGAAAAAACTCACAATGCTACTATGTACCTTATTGTTTAGCACCATTATATGGTCACAAACACAAATAAGAGGTACGGTAAAAGACAACAATAATGAAGTCTTGCCAGGTGCCAATGTTCTTGAAAAAGGCACTAAAAATGGAACAAATACAGATTTTGATGGGAAATTTACATTAAATGTACAAGAAGGCGCTACTTTAGTAGTAAGCTTTTCAGGGTTTGAAACACAGGAAGTTGCTGTTAATGGAAGAACTAATATTACAATCACATTAAAAGAAGGACTTCAATTAGATGAAGTAGTTGTAACAGGTAGTAGAACACCAGCAAGAAGTAATACTTCAAGTCCACTACCAGTAGATATTGTAGGGGTTAAAGAATTACAAGCTACTGGACAAACAACTTTTGATAAAGCATTACAATATAAAATACCATCATTCAATACAGTAAATACACCTGTTAATGATGCTACTTCATTATTAGATCCTTATGAAATTAGAAACATGGGACCTAGTAGAACTTTAATTCTTATTAATGGAAAGCGTAAAAATTTAAGTGCGCTATTATATACACAAACATCACCTGGTAGAGGTGAAACTGGTGCTGATATTTCTGGAATTCCTACAGATGCGATTAAAACTATACAGATTCTTCGTGATGGAGCTTCAGCACAATATGGTTCTGATGCAATTGCTGGGGTTATGAATATTATTTTAAAAGATGATTATAAGAATGGTTCTGCAACCTTTAGAGCAGGTATTACAGGAGAAGGAGATGGAGAAATGTTAGGCGTAAGTGTTAATAATGGAACTAAAATAGGTGATGATAATGGTTTTATAAATTATACGGTAGATTTTTCTAAAACTGCTTTGGCAAATAGACCAGGTATAGTAGATGCTGAAGGTGAAGCTGATCCAGTAATAGGATTTGACGCTGACATTAATGAAGTAAGAGAATTTTTATCAAGAAGACCAGATGCAGGAAATGTAAATGGTTCTCCAGAAACTACAGCTTCAAAGTTTTTGATTAATGGAGAATATAAACTAACAGATAAAAGTAATCTATACTTTAATGCTGCCTATGTTTATAAGAAAGTAAACAGTTTTGCTAATTATAGAACTCCATACTGGAGAACACTTTCTAGCTTTCCTTATTTAGCAAACTTTTTCCCTGGTAATCACCCTACTAATGCTGGAGGTTATGATGGATATGTTCCTACTTTTGAAGGAGATTTAAATGATTATAACGGTACTTTGGGAGTTAGATCTAAATTAAATGAATGGAATGTTGATACTAGTGTAACTTTTGGAGGTAATAAGCAAACATATAATGTAAGTAATTCTCACAATGGTAATTATGTATATAGACCTGAATTAAATGATATAAATAATAATGGGATAGCTGATCCAGGTGAAGAATTTATTCCTGTAAATCAATATAGAGGTAATAGTCCTATTAGTTTTGATCCAGGAGGTACTGCTTTTAATCATATTGTAGGGAATATAGATATTTCACGCATTCTGTCTGACCAAATATCTGTAGCATTTGGTGCTGAGTTTAGAACTGAAAATTTTGAAGTAATAGAAGGAGATTTAGCTTCTTACGATGGTGGTGGTGCTGATTCATTTGCTGGTAATAGACCAGAAAATTCAGGGACATTTAATCGTTATAATTTAGGTGGTTATGCTAGTTTAGATTGGGATATTAATGAAGATTTTTTATTAAGTGGAACGGTAAGAGCTGAAAATTTCTCTGATTTTGGAAGTACTTTTGTTTGGAAAGCTAGTTCTCGTTACAAATTTGCCGATGATAAATATACACTAAGAGCATCTGTTTCTACTGGATTTAGAGCACCTACGCTTCATCAAATTTATACACAAAAAGCACAGTACAGTTTTGTACCGGGTTCAGGTATTCAAGTTGGTGGATTGGTAAATAATGTATCTCCACAAGCTCGTTTATTAGGTATTCCTAAGTTAAAAGCTGAAGAGTCAACAAACTTTACTGTTGGTATTGGAGGTAAACCTTTTAAGAATTTCTCATTCACAATTGATTATTACAATATTGCAGTAGACGATAGAATTATATTAAGTACAGAAATAGGAAGAACAACAGCTGGAAATACTGCTTTAGATCAGGTTTTAAATAGTAATAATTTAAATGACTTAAGTTTCTTTGTAAATGGTATTGATACCAAAACCTCAGGTTTAGATTTTGTTTTTGGTTATAAAAATATAGAGTTAGGCACAGGTAAATTAGGGTTTAACTTATCTGGAAACTATACCATTCAAAATGAGAGAGACGGAGCGGTTAAGAATCCAAAAATTGTAGCAGATGCAGGTCAATCTGTGGTAAATGCAACACAAGAAGCATTATTCTTTACGTCTAGACCAAGAACTAAATGGATTTTAGGAGCTACTTATGATATTGGTAAGTTTAATTTTTCTTTAAACAATACCTACTTTGGTAAAACTACTTTTAAACAACAAGGTATGGATACCAATCTAAGAACCGAATTCATTCCAAAAATTGTAACCGATTTAGGGATAAATTATAATGTAGATGATAATTGGACAATAGGTTTAAATGCTAATAACTTGTTAAACGTGTTACCAGAATGGGAATTTGTAGCTGAAAATGCAGCTGGACAAGCAATTTTAAATGATCCTGCTCAAGTAAAAACACAATCTAACTTAATTACATTTAACCAACGTTATTCACAAATGACGTATGATGGTTATCACTTTAGTCAATTAGGAAGTTTATTTAACCTTTCTGTTAACTACAAATTTTAA
- a CDS encoding TonB-dependent receptor domain-containing protein: MFFHLKIIAQQKKEIPLAKVLDIVSSKHQIYFTYNPLILKNKVTNPTPFYSLKLKETLTLLQKVTNFKIEYLGNKYYVIYSSLNRNGNTSKNNKLTNSLKDSIYNIQSTTILKGIVVNEKNEPINKANIIESLTLNGTISKNDGTFEFPLIKNNPVTITHIGYQSQTVLPSAQFVKVILKSGVKLDEVLIVGSRNQKRQKIDSPVATDVIELKNFSQKSQLLEVNQFMQAQVPSFNATKQSGSDGADHITPATYRGLGPDQTLVLINGKRRHQASLINLYGTRGRGNSGTDLNTIPTAAIKRIEILKDGASAQYGSDAIAGVINVVLKDTTNISGITSSVGFYNANNNTNAKRKGIDGANYKVGLNYGAKVLKKGFVNISAEFLSKDHTFRQGTMIRQNYGDAALTSSSVFLNTEVPIDYKTKFYANGGFNYRNTSAYAFTRKKESERNITSIYPEGFNPLITSNIVDKSVSIGVKSAYRGWNIDVSNTYGKNYFHYFIKQTLNATLLDKSPKDFDAGGHSLRQNTTNIDMSKHFSDVFKGVNIAFGLENRIENYAIFSGEEASYASYDSNGFPVTKDTPLSEIPNLNGVIRPGGSQGFPGYSPENEVNRNRSSISIYFDSEFDFTKEWLLATALRFENYSDFGSTLNTKLASRLKLTPKTTLRTSFSTGFRAPSLAQIYYNLKFTNYIDNKATESFLIANNNPITQQFGISQLKEEKAINYSFGFLHKCNKALSFGIDTYYIFIKDRIILSGNFDASPINTNVQNVQFFANGVNTDTYGFDVKLNWLKKLNKSQINLNFTGNFNTMKISKINNKGLDIETFFGNREQYFLLASAPKHKLILNANYATEKFLVSGTLTRFSALQLIDWQVYKPLDLFNNSPEERLNAAKDYYLAKYTLDVHTSYKLSEKVTFQLGANNLFNTYPTQQGINTDSGGLWDAVQMGTNGTQYYSKIQVFF; encoded by the coding sequence GTGTTTTTTCATCTTAAAATAATTGCTCAGCAAAAAAAAGAAATCCCTCTAGCCAAAGTTTTAGATATTGTAAGCTCTAAACACCAAATTTACTTTACGTACAATCCATTAATCCTTAAAAATAAAGTAACCAACCCTACTCCATTTTATAGCTTAAAATTAAAAGAAACACTTACATTACTTCAAAAAGTGACTAATTTTAAAATAGAATACTTAGGGAATAAGTATTATGTAATATATAGCAGTTTAAACAGAAATGGCAATACTTCTAAAAATAATAAACTAACGAATAGTTTAAAAGATAGCATTTATAACATACAATCAACTACTATATTAAAAGGAATTGTAGTAAATGAAAAGAATGAACCCATTAACAAAGCCAATATTATTGAAAGTTTAACTCTAAACGGAACTATTTCTAAAAATGATGGTACTTTTGAGTTCCCTTTAATAAAAAACAATCCAGTAACAATTACCCATATTGGTTACCAAAGCCAAACTGTTTTACCTTCTGCACAATTTGTAAAAGTCATACTCAAATCTGGTGTTAAATTGGATGAAGTTTTAATTGTTGGATCCAGAAATCAAAAAAGACAAAAAATAGATTCACCCGTAGCTACAGATGTTATAGAACTAAAAAACTTTTCTCAAAAAAGCCAATTGTTAGAAGTAAATCAGTTTATGCAAGCACAAGTTCCTTCATTTAATGCCACAAAACAATCTGGCTCAGATGGTGCAGATCATATAACTCCAGCTACTTATAGAGGTTTAGGTCCTGACCAAACACTTGTACTCATTAATGGAAAAAGGAGGCATCAAGCATCTTTAATTAATTTATATGGTACAAGAGGAAGAGGAAACTCTGGAACCGATTTAAATACCATACCTACAGCAGCTATTAAAAGAATAGAAATTTTAAAAGATGGTGCTTCTGCTCAATATGGATCAGATGCTATTGCTGGTGTAATTAATGTGGTTTTAAAAGATACTACTAATATATCTGGCATCACTTCTTCTGTAGGTTTTTATAATGCAAATAATAATACCAATGCCAAAAGAAAAGGTATTGATGGAGCTAACTATAAAGTAGGACTTAATTATGGTGCAAAGGTTTTAAAAAAAGGATTTGTAAATATCTCGGCTGAATTTCTTTCTAAAGACCATACATTTAGACAAGGAACCATGATTAGACAAAATTATGGTGATGCTGCTTTAACAAGTAGTAGTGTTTTTTTAAATACAGAAGTTCCTATTGATTACAAAACGAAGTTTTATGCTAACGGTGGTTTTAATTATAGAAATACTAGCGCATATGCTTTTACAAGAAAAAAAGAGAGTGAACGTAATATAACTAGCATATATCCAGAAGGATTCAATCCTTTAATCACTTCTAATATTGTAGATAAATCTGTTTCTATAGGTGTAAAAAGTGCTTATAGAGGTTGGAATATAGATGTAAGTAATACTTATGGTAAAAATTACTTTCATTATTTCATAAAACAAACATTAAATGCCACTTTATTAGATAAATCTCCTAAAGATTTTGATGCAGGAGGACATAGCTTACGTCAAAACACAACAAATATAGACATGTCTAAACACTTTTCTGACGTATTTAAAGGTGTAAATATTGCTTTTGGTTTGGAAAATAGAATAGAAAATTATGCAATATTTTCAGGAGAAGAAGCTTCATATGCATCCTATGATAGTAATGGTTTTCCTGTAACCAAAGATACGCCTTTAAGTGAAATACCGAATTTAAATGGTGTAATTAGACCAGGAGGTTCTCAAGGTTTTCCGGGTTATTCACCAGAAAATGAAGTAAACAGAAATAGAAGTAGTATTAGTATTTATTTTGATAGTGAATTTGATTTTACCAAAGAATGGTTATTAGCTACAGCCTTACGTTTTGAAAATTACAGTGATTTTGGAAGTACACTAAATACAAAATTAGCTTCTAGGTTAAAACTTACACCAAAAACAACCTTACGTACCTCGTTTAGTACTGGATTTAGAGCTCCTTCTCTAGCCCAAATCTATTATAATTTAAAGTTCACTAATTATATTGATAATAAAGCTACAGAGTCTTTTTTAATCGCTAATAACAACCCCATAACACAACAGTTTGGAATAAGTCAATTAAAAGAAGAAAAAGCTATAAATTATAGTTTTGGCTTCTTACATAAATGCAATAAAGCATTAAGTTTTGGAATTGATACTTACTATATTTTTATTAAAGATAGAATTATTTTAAGCGGAAACTTTGATGCTTCACCCATTAACACAAACGTACAGAATGTACAATTCTTTGCCAATGGTGTAAATACTGATACTTATGGATTTGATGTTAAACTAAATTGGTTAAAAAAGCTTAATAAGTCTCAAATCAATTTGAATTTTACAGGTAATTTTAATACAATGAAAATTTCAAAGATTAACAACAAAGGTTTAGATATTGAAACATTCTTTGGAAATAGAGAACAATACTTTTTATTGGCTTCAGCACCAAAACACAAATTAATCTTAAATGCTAATTACGCTACAGAAAAATTCTTGGTTAGTGGTACTTTAACTAGATTTAGTGCTTTACAACTAATTGATTGGCAGGTATACAAACCACTTGACTTATTTAATAATTCACCTGAAGAACGTCTTAATGCGGCTAAAGATTATTATTTGGCTAAATACACTTTAGATGTTCATACATCTTATAAATTATCTGAAAAAGTTACTTTTCAATTAGGAGCTAATAACCTATTCAACACCTATCCTACTCAACAAGGTATAAATACTGATAGTGGCGGTTTATGGGATGCGGTTCAAATGGGAACCAATGGAACTCAATATTATAGCAAAATTCAAGTTTTTTTCTAA
- a CDS encoding FecR family protein produces the protein MAKKTYNTIEDFLNDASFKNWATNGQLSDVSFWDFWLKNNPAKKQLAYEARDIVLGIGFKKTPVSEEKINREWNKLESKLKTIQNLEEEKKSNKVSFFKKTRVKFAIAAGILLAISFSVYTYLTPSLITHKTGYGEVLELKLKDGTSVTLNANSKISYYKNEVRKVWLEGEAYFKVHKKKTTNAKFWVNTNDLVVEVYGTEFNVNTTPLKTNVYLEEGDIWLNLNNGTSKKMVPGNYIEYSSKKNKIIVEKTIVSKEDKTSWKSGKLIFKNNTLEEVLNKITKTYGVKFTYNSEDTKEIVITGTVPTSNLNICLKAVKKSANITIKKENAKLVVYKND, from the coding sequence ATGGCTAAAAAGACATACAATACTATAGAAGACTTTTTAAATGATGCTTCATTTAAAAACTGGGCTACCAATGGTCAGTTGTCCGATGTTTCTTTTTGGGATTTTTGGTTAAAAAACAATCCCGCAAAAAAACAGCTGGCTTATGAGGCGCGTGATATAGTATTGGGTATTGGTTTTAAGAAAACACCAGTTTCTGAGGAAAAAATAAATAGGGAATGGAATAAATTGGAATCCAAATTAAAAACCATTCAAAATTTAGAAGAAGAAAAAAAATCTAATAAAGTTTCTTTTTTTAAAAAAACACGTGTAAAATTTGCAATAGCTGCAGGTATTTTATTAGCCATTTCTTTTTCTGTTTATACTTATTTAACTCCTTCACTAATAACTCATAAAACGGGATATGGAGAAGTTTTAGAGTTAAAGTTAAAAGATGGAACTTCAGTTACCTTAAATGCCAACTCAAAAATTTCATACTACAAAAATGAGGTAAGAAAAGTATGGTTAGAAGGCGAGGCTTATTTTAAAGTACATAAAAAGAAAACTACAAATGCTAAATTTTGGGTGAATACCAATGATTTGGTAGTAGAAGTTTATGGAACTGAATTTAATGTAAACACTACGCCATTAAAAACAAATGTATACTTAGAAGAAGGTGATATTTGGTTAAATTTAAATAATGGAACTTCCAAAAAGATGGTTCCTGGAAATTATATAGAATACTCCTCTAAAAAAAATAAAATTATTGTTGAAAAAACAATCGTTTCAAAGGAAGATAAAACTTCATGGAAAAGTGGAAAGTTAATATTTAAAAATAATACCTTAGAAGAGGTTTTAAATAAAATAACAAAAACCTACGGAGTTAAGTTTACATATAATTCTGAAGATACTAAAGAGATTGTAATTACAGGTACTGTTCCAACTTCCAACCTTAATATTTGTTTAAAAGCTGTAAAAAAGTCTGCAAATATTACTATTAAAAAAGAAAATGCTAAATTAGTGGTGTACAAAAACGACTAA
- a CDS encoding sigma-70 family RNA polymerase sigma factor: protein MGNLSDEILWKSLKEGDVKAFSVLFKKFYSPLFSYGLKISKDVEFTEDSLQDFFVYIYEHKENLSDLDKIAPYLFSSFRRFIIKRINRSNKYAVVRDIDHNIVDINFTPEEFITNQEATTFRNKNLANLINKLPKRQKEVIYLKFHCNLKPREIAETMNINYQSVVNTLHKAVKNLREEIAVSQLLNL, encoded by the coding sequence ATGGGAAATTTATCTGACGAAATTTTATGGAAATCACTGAAAGAAGGCGATGTTAAAGCGTTTTCTGTACTGTTTAAAAAGTTTTATTCACCTTTATTCAGTTATGGTTTAAAAATTTCAAAAGATGTTGAATTTACAGAAGATAGCTTGCAAGATTTCTTTGTATACATTTATGAGCATAAAGAAAATTTAAGTGATTTAGATAAGATTGCCCCTTACCTATTCTCTTCTTTTAGAAGATTTATCATTAAAAGAATTAATAGAAGTAATAAATATGCAGTTGTAAGAGATATAGACCATAATATAGTAGATATTAATTTTACACCTGAAGAGTTTATTACAAACCAAGAAGCCACTACCTTTAGAAATAAAAACTTAGCCAATCTTATTAATAAACTGCCCAAAAGACAAAAAGAAGTTATTTATTTAAAATTTCATTGCAATTTAAAACCAAGAGAGATTGCAGAAACTATGAATATTAATTATCAAAGCGTAGTAAATACGCTACATAAGGCAGTAAAAAATTTAAGAGAAGAAATTGCTGTTTCACAATTATTAAATTTATAA
- the ychF gene encoding redox-regulated ATPase YchF: MKAGIVGLPNVGKSTLFNCLSNAKAQSANFPFCTIEPNLGVVNVPDPRLEKLEELVDPEKVIPATVEIVDIAGLVRGASKGEGLGNQFLANIRETDAILHVLRCFDNDNIVHVDGSVDPIRDKETIDIELQLKDLEAVEKRMDKVKRAAKTGNKEAQKEQEVLEKIQEALLAGKSVRAIEFTEKEEELVKTMQFITAKPVLYVCNVDESSAKDGNAYVEKVREAVKDEDAEIIILAVATEADITELEDYEERQMFLADIGLEEPGVSRLIRSAYQLLNLQTYFTAGVKEVRAWTIHVGSTAPQAAGVIHTDFEKGFIRAEVIGYDDYVTYGSETKVKEAGKMRVEGKEYIVLDGDVMHFRFNV; this comes from the coding sequence ATGAAAGCTGGAATTGTAGGATTACCAAACGTTGGAAAATCAACATTATTTAACTGTTTATCTAATGCCAAAGCACAAAGTGCAAATTTTCCTTTTTGTACAATTGAACCAAACTTAGGAGTTGTAAATGTTCCTGATCCAAGATTGGAAAAATTAGAAGAGTTAGTTGATCCTGAAAAAGTAATTCCTGCCACAGTTGAGATTGTAGATATTGCTGGTTTAGTAAGAGGAGCTAGTAAAGGAGAAGGTTTAGGAAACCAGTTTTTAGCTAACATTAGAGAAACTGATGCTATTTTACATGTGTTACGTTGTTTTGATAACGACAACATTGTGCATGTAGATGGTTCTGTAGATCCTATTAGAGATAAAGAAACGATTGACATTGAGCTTCAGTTAAAGGATTTAGAGGCTGTTGAAAAGCGCATGGATAAAGTAAAACGTGCAGCTAAAACTGGAAATAAAGAGGCGCAAAAAGAGCAAGAAGTTTTAGAAAAAATTCAAGAAGCTTTATTAGCAGGAAAATCTGTTAGAGCAATAGAATTTACTGAAAAAGAGGAAGAATTGGTAAAAACTATGCAGTTTATTACCGCTAAACCTGTGTTATATGTATGTAATGTAGATGAATCTTCTGCCAAAGATGGTAATGCTTATGTAGAAAAAGTAAGAGAAGCTGTGAAAGATGAAGATGCTGAAATTATTATTTTAGCGGTAGCTACAGAAGCTGATATTACTGAATTAGAGGATTATGAAGAGCGTCAAATGTTTTTAGCAGATATTGGTTTAGAAGAACCTGGCGTTTCTCGTTTAATTAGATCTGCGTATCAATTATTAAACTTACAAACGTATTTTACTGCTGGTGTTAAGGAAGTTAGAGCTTGGACCATTCATGTAGGTTCAACAGCACCACAAGCTGCTGGAGTTATTCATACCGATTTTGAAAAAGGTTTTATTAGAGCTGAAGTTATTGGTTATGATGATTATGTAACGTATGGATCAGAAACTAAAGTTAAAGAAGCTGGTAAAATGCGTGTTGAAGGAAAAGAATACATTGTTTTAGATGGTGATGTTATGCATTTTAGATTTAATGTATAA
- a CDS encoding T9SS type A sorting domain-containing protein: protein MRIFYNYLLFYIMLFCNTSWAFIQQNTITITDLEGVTTTNYPIQIGRPFIKGEIKNFPQVLVNGTAISTQANIKNRYEDGSVKFAIISFLIPTLEAYGTKIITFQNQLNGNTTPLTSSEMLHKNYNFDANIKLTKASTINASARSMLINNDYTIWNSGQIANTIILANHENLLTSGGHSISKYDIGFDEHKSFRPIFHATFWPTINKVSIRFIGEIANTESLQDIVVDNVTMRIGLTDPKIVYQLPQDKAPLKMYVASRFSRKYWAETPSKIKIDHNTAYLIATRYVSNYDLTKTIDPNNIDSTYNEWKNNNELYEYGLWAPYMPQSGQRQDIGPYPRTTTNWLYTWNDKASEVALNQAELAASWPMHFREGSSQRNGTTRFYDRNNIIEAIGKPISVIGRETLMTHMPYINSSTAATLDTDKVNIVGPWATNQWSSAPPDEYLPWYPDAAHCPDPFSLQYIVTGDYFYLEEMQFWASYHSLYYNPVQGRGPGKYGGIYGASAQIRGYAWVFRNRVRTTFLCPDDTPEKQHFTNLTNDAIALWEGQRSIRGTVHENTFLYNWGNDNSIFTPSPLKHWNVGSLGHLQDPINPETTSRAHSPWEYNFLHFALGTAKELGFKVDGIRSWFASNLIEQINDVDYNPYLITTPRIPIKNKEGAYFETWKETLIGYKENYNAELDFNQKLTWGPGNSYPHFALGAMSYLTDQPNSETAWNWVEEKVLPSTNGNPKWALLPREYNSLGVDNISLLENEIFIYPNPTTNYIKVLSKRQQNNLKLEISDLNGKIIISRTLNIDRLKAETTPLQGLRPGVYVLKLTSELGIYTKKIIMH, encoded by the coding sequence ATGAGAATCTTTTATAACTATTTACTTTTTTATATAATGCTCTTTTGTAATACTTCTTGGGCCTTTATTCAACAAAACACAATTACCATAACTGATCTAGAGGGAGTTACAACTACCAACTACCCTATTCAAATTGGTAGACCATTTATTAAAGGCGAAATTAAAAACTTCCCTCAAGTTTTAGTAAATGGAACTGCAATTTCAACTCAAGCTAATATTAAAAACAGGTACGAAGATGGTAGTGTAAAATTTGCTATCATTTCATTTTTAATACCAACATTAGAAGCTTATGGTACTAAAATTATAACATTTCAAAATCAGTTGAATGGCAACACTACCCCTCTTACTTCTTCTGAAATGCTACATAAAAACTATAACTTTGATGCTAATATTAAATTAACAAAAGCAAGCACAATTAATGCTTCAGCCCGTTCGATGCTCATCAATAACGATTATACCATTTGGAATTCAGGACAAATAGCCAATACCATTATTCTAGCAAACCATGAAAACTTATTAACCTCTGGGGGACATTCCATAAGCAAATATGATATCGGTTTTGACGAACACAAATCATTCAGACCCATTTTTCATGCTACCTTCTGGCCGACTATAAATAAGGTCTCTATTAGATTCATCGGTGAAATTGCAAATACAGAATCACTACAGGATATTGTTGTTGACAATGTTACTATGAGGATTGGGTTAACTGACCCCAAAATTGTGTATCAACTTCCACAAGACAAAGCTCCTTTAAAAATGTATGTTGCTTCCCGATTTTCACGTAAATATTGGGCTGAAACACCTTCCAAAATAAAAATTGATCATAATACTGCTTATTTAATAGCAACTCGATATGTTTCAAATTATGATTTAACCAAAACAATAGATCCAAACAACATTGATTCTACTTATAATGAATGGAAAAATAATAATGAACTCTATGAATATGGTTTATGGGCTCCATATATGCCACAAAGTGGTCAAAGACAAGACATAGGACCATACCCTAGAACAACTACAAATTGGTTATACACTTGGAATGACAAAGCTTCAGAAGTAGCTTTAAACCAAGCTGAATTGGCTGCTTCTTGGCCAATGCATTTTAGGGAGGGAAGTTCTCAAAGAAATGGAACAACACGATTTTATGACCGAAACAATATAATTGAAGCTATTGGAAAACCTATATCTGTAATAGGTAGGGAAACTTTAATGACTCATATGCCTTACATAAACAGTTCTACAGCAGCAACTTTAGATACTGACAAGGTTAATATTGTAGGGCCTTGGGCTACGAATCAATGGTCTTCTGCACCGCCAGATGAATACTTACCTTGGTACCCTGATGCTGCACATTGTCCTGACCCTTTTTCTTTACAATACATTGTTACTGGAGATTATTTTTACTTAGAAGAAATGCAATTTTGGGCTTCCTATCATAGTTTATATTACAATCCCGTTCAAGGTAGAGGTCCAGGTAAGTATGGAGGTATATACGGAGCTAGTGCTCAAATTAGAGGCTATGCTTGGGTATTTAGAAATAGAGTTAGAACCACTTTTTTATGTCCTGACGACACTCCTGAAAAACAACATTTTACAAACTTAACAAATGATGCTATAGCACTTTGGGAAGGACAAAGAAGCATTAGGGGAACTGTACATGAGAACACATTTTTATATAATTGGGGAAACGACAATAGCATATTTACTCCTTCTCCATTAAAACATTGGAATGTTGGATCTTTAGGACATTTACAAGATCCAATTAATCCAGAAACTACAAGTAGAGCACATTCACCTTGGGAATACAACTTTTTACATTTTGCATTAGGAACCGCCAAAGAACTAGGTTTTAAAGTAGATGGAATTCGTTCTTGGTTTGCTTCAAACCTAATTGAGCAAATTAATGACGTTGATTACAATCCTTACTTGATTACTACTCCGAGAATTCCAATTAAAAATAAAGAAGGAGCATACTTTGAAACTTGGAAAGAAACATTAATAGGATATAAGGAAAATTACAATGCTGAACTAGATTTTAATCAAAAACTAACATGGGGGCCAGGAAATTCATATCCTCATTTTGCTTTAGGTGCTATGTCATATTTAACAGATCAACCAAATTCAGAAACAGCATGGAACTGGGTTGAAGAAAAAGTATTACCCTCTACAAATGGTAATCCTAAATGGGCACTTTTACCAAGAGAATACAACTCTTTAGGAGTAGATAACATATCTTTATTAGAAAATGAAATATTCATATACCCAAATCCAACTACAAATTATATAAAAGTTTTATCTAAAAGACAACAGAATAATCTTAAATTAGAAATTAGTGATTTAAATGGTAAAATAATTATCTCAAGAACTCTAAATATTGATAGATTAAAAGCTGAGACAACACCCTTACAAGGTCTTAGGCCAGGAGTTTATGTTTTGAAATTAACCTCTGAATTAGGTATTTATACAAAAAAAATTATTATGCATTAA